tacttGTAGGCAGTTTTACTTCACTGAAGTGGAACCATCTCATGCTGGTACATAAAAATCTGGCATGTCTAGAAAGGATGTGAATCTAACTAGGAATGCCCTACATTATCCATTCAGGAGGGGACTGGTGACTGGAAGGATGCTTTGTGAGGAAAGGTGAAGGCAGGCTAAAACATCCTCATGGTCATTAAAATGAAATCCTACTGGTCACAGCCTCGACTTCGTCATGTAGGCCATTTAGAACCCTATTTTCCAAACACCTCTCACTATTTTTTAAGGGGTTTTCAGGTTTAAAACTTCTTTTGTAAGTGAGTagttctgcctctctccccaaatAATTAGATTGGTGAGTTGAAACAGAATCCGGTTGAAATCATGGAGAATCTTTTTTGAACAtttcaaatctgttttttaaaaatctgggcaTACCTAAATAGTGTAACTGATCTCTTATATCTGAATGAGCTATACAAGCAGCAGTTAGACTTACTTTTCACTCTCCAGTATCAACAGGTTTTCAGCTTTTTCCACACTGAGAGATACCAAAAACAAAGTTTCCACCAGCCATTCTTAGTTACTGCTCTGATGTTCCCACTCTCATGTTTTTGggttttcagtgtttaaaaactttttctccCACAGGTGATTTAGAGACATGGGACAAATGCCACAGATGAAAGGTGACAGCTTTCAGCCACCGGGTAAGCTGGTGGTGACACGGAATTGGAAGGCAGGTCGTAGGCGATGCTGGCGCTGGTGAAGGTTACCAAGGCTTGGGTTGAGTCACAGGACTGCTTCTCGACATCATCAGAGTTAACAGACATCAGGCTTGGGTTTCTCGATCTGGTCCAGAAGTGGGGTTGTTTTCCCAGGCTCCCCAGATCTTCCTTAAAATGGGGATTGAAGAGGATGTAGAGAAGGGGATTGAGGCAGGCAGGAAGCGGGACAATCACCAGGAGGATAAACTTAATTACTTCAGGGCTGATAAAGGTGAGGTTTAGTAAGGAGGAGAAGGACAGGAAGGCCACGGGACAGTAAAGGATACAGTTGGTGAAGAGCAAGAGAGCAATGTGCTTCACCATAGAACAGTCCCACATGTTCTCTAGGTCTCCCTTTTCCAAATTGCAGTAGAGCTTGGTGTAGGCAATGGTCATCACCAGGAAGCAAAGAGAGTTGAGCAAGACAAGCGCAACCATGTAGCCCGTGGTGCTGGGATCGCcaaagggcagggggaggcagagcgGGGAGGCACTGAACTCACTGCCCCCTAGCAGCGGAACTGCGGCGATGGTCAAGGCCAGCACCGCGCAGAGCAGAATGACTGCTTTCAGACAGGAGAAAGGagttttcctttcaaattttgtAGAGCATCTCACAGAGAAGCCACGCTCCAGGGCCGCCAGAGTGAGCAGGAAAACAGATGATTCCGaagcaaaaatggacaaaaacccGACGACTTGACAACCGACCCCCTGTTCCCACCACGCCCCATGCTGGGCAAAGCTGCCAAAAGTGAACGCGTCCACACCCGCCAGCACAGCGCTGGAGACCCCCATGAGCATGTTCACAGCTGCTATTAACCCGATTAACAGTTTTATGGAGGAAATGTACAGAGGGGCTCTGAACACGGTCGAGGTCACCAAGGCATTGCAAGTAAGCGCCAAAATGGCGATGGTCCACACTCCAATTCTGATCAGCCAACTGCCAAACAGGTACTCACAGAGTTTGAAGGGGCCTAGAAgtccaaggaagaaaaagactggGTATCAAACCAGGGTTCACAACTTCTGCCACATTacctttttgtttcccttcttagGACGCCGAGAGAAAGGCCAGTCACAGCCAGAGTAGCACACAGTTCCCCTGTGGAGTATTCTACTTTCTTTAACTACTGTGAAAACATGAACAGCAGGTGCTCATGTTTTGAACCTAAACACACAGAAAAGGAGATGGGGAATTTCAATCACTTGATTATGTTCCCCCAAATACAGTGGAGTTGGGGCCAGGTGAAAAGCCAGATCTCCTGGGCTTTTCATTATGTAGTTTTTCAGAATGCTCCAAAAATGTTctggaagcagaaaaagaaaatcccagggaAATACTCCATAATATTAGAAGGGGAAGTATGGGAATGATGAGAGTGCATTTCATGGAAATTTCATCTTAGGTTTGATGTTTGAGAGTAACAGAATCCTATTGCTGAAAATAAAGTATCAACCCTTCCCAGCTGCCTTCCACCCTGCACCCAACCCCCATGCCCCCAGCTGGCCCATCCTGTTCCTAGGAATGGGACAATTACATGAAGTCAATCTACACCTTTTTACTTGTCTGTATAAACAATTATTTGCTTTAATCAAATAGCTATttaggaaagaggaaattttattttattttaagattttatttatttgacagacagagatcacaagtaggcagagaagcaggcagagagggagagaagaggaagccggctcgccgctgagcagagagcccgatgtggggctcgatcccaggaccctgagatcatgacctgagctgaaggcagaggccttaacccactgagccacccaggtgccccggaaattttaaaaaataaataattacatgaaGCAAGACTTCTATGTACTAGTTAAGGCTAGATTGctgatatcatttaaaaattgcctatataggggctcctgggtggctcagtgggttaaagcttctgccttcggctcaggtcatgatcctggggccctgggatcaagccccgcatcgggctctctgctcagcggggagcctgcttccccccctctctctgcctgcctctctgcctgcttgtgatctctgtcaaataaaggaataaaatctttaaaaaaaaattgcctatatagggcatctgggtggccccaTTGGTTAACTGGACTCAtggttttggcttaagtcatgacctcaaggtcatgggatAGAACCCTGAGTCATCAacgttgctcagcagggagtctgcttgagaatctttcCCTCCCCATCTGTTCCTCGAGAactccccatcctcccacccacagCCTGTGCACGCTCCCCCACTcaggtaaataaaaaattaaaaataaatacataaacacataaataaaatcttttaaaaaactgcatgTGCTTGATTGGTTCTTCAGTTTTCATTAATCTTAATCGAGTCTTTCACAGAAACCCTGTCTATGAGGGGGGACCAACTCTAGAGAATgcacatttctattttaaaggtCCCCACAGGGAGGGATATAAGAGCCTCAAAGGCAGCACAGATTTTGCTTTGAAGGGTGACCAGTATGTCACTGATGGCCTCAGAGTCAGCGTGCATCCGGACAGCCCAATTGTGGACCCTTCTCACCTGGGGAAGGTGAACACTGCACCGAATGAAGGACTTTCAGGTCTTCCTCAAAGTCCAGCAGGAAATCTTCAAGATCCCGCTCATCTGCAGGAATGAGAGGCCCTGGAATGAggttctgtctctccttcctgggGACCACATCCCAGGACCACATCCTCAAGACATGAAAGGTCACAAAGGGAACTAACTGAAGCCCAGACGTGCCACTTTTTCTTGAGCTCCGGCTTTCTGGCAATGTATTATAAAGTTGCTTTTGGATGTTCTACTTGAGCCACTATGTGACATAGTATTCCAGATGAAGTGGGGGTGAGGAAGGGTAACCCCAGGCTCCGGGCCATAACACTTTAGCTCTCTCATTCTGTCCTTGTTCCCTGCAGCTCAGGATGGTCCCAAATTGCACTGAACTAAGCTGGAGAGAGGCTGTGGGCCTCTCTTTGTCCAATTTTCTAGCTTAGATAGCTAGAGAGCCCAGGTTCTGGGCTGTGTTCTCTGAGCACGAGAAGAAGAATCAGGTAGAGTAAGTTTCTATCTTTCCTGGAGATTCTGCTTAACAAAGCAGAAATCCAGTTACTGCTTAGTTCTCAGTGTAGCACCTATTTATGAAACAGGAGTTTGGTGACCTAACATACAGAGTTACTGCCCGTAAAAACATGAAATCCCCGAAGAACTTTGTCTTTCTTGTCCATTATGTTCCTCCTGGTCCATAGTaggcactacttttttttttcccctgagtgaATGAGTATAGTAGAAATTAACATGGATGAAGCAGTGAGAGCAAAAACTAAGGGAAAAACAAGAGGCAGATACATGCTGTGACctcaaacaaaaaagccaaagctAAAATATCAGCTCTTTAAACTGATGTGTGTACATACAGAGATGGTAAGTTAACAGTCAGACAGACAGAATCACACTTGCCTGGGAATCAACAAATCATTAGGGCCCAAAGGAAGAGAAGCCAGTCTGCTTAGACTTTGTGCAAACTTGCAGGGTTGGCAGGGAAAGGCAACTGGGGGCTGCCATGGCGTCTCCTCATTACCACAGGTGTGGTTTCAGGGGCATTGCTGTCGGTTTAAGTAAGGTCTTACTTCAAGGAAAGCCAAGTGCTTTacagacattatctcatttcacCTTCCTGACAGATACCTCTATGGAGGGCGGGGTGGGAGGAGTGAATGTTTTAGAATTAGTTGGATGAGAATTGGGATTCTTCAGCCCTTCTGCAGACGGAAGCATCTAAATGCCTGTACTGGCTACTCCTCTCAGGTCCTAAGACTAAAAGAGGATTTTGTCTTCTGGAGAAAACCACTCagaaacatgttttttttaaaaaagatatccaTAAGGATGAGGCCCTTTTAAAAGCTTATGGAAATATTAACATCAATATTAAGAATTACCCCCGAGAACAATCTATGCCACGGGGGATTGAATTGTAAATAAAAGTATGAAGGAATCACTTACGGAAAAGATGAACTTTTAGAACGAATCCTAAgggatatttctctttctctgggagTCTTTAAGTAGTGAGATTGATGGCCAACTGGCTGGGGCTGGTTACATAGGGACTTGTCTGGAGTTCAGATGACTTGTTTGATGACTTTTCAAGACCCTTCTAGATACAATTTCATCACTGTGACATAGCAAGTCTTACCTTGAACTTGAAACATTCCAGCATCTTTCTTATGCAGGTCATCTGTACTGCTGTTGTCTTCTTTATTCCATTGATTAGATATTTTATAGACATTCTCACACACTCCAAATGCACAACACTGGTAAGCATAAGGCATTTCTATAACCCTTTAAATGAAcgaaatcaaacaaaaaacacatactTAAAGACACAGGTTGTTGAATGTAGTGTTCATGTTTTTTCACTCAATAATTCTGTCTTTGGATCTTAGccttaattaagaaattaaagtatTAACTGTGCACAAAGATGTTCATTACTgtactatttataataacaatgGAGTTGCCATGAAATGCTAATAACTGCTGAGGTTGAGTGatgcatatattatattattttctctactttggtgcttgaaaatttccataatagggaagttaaaaaaatgacTGCTAGGATAACTGTAGCACCATTAAAAAGTGCTTATGGTATGACATAATGTAAAGTAATGAAAACATGATGTAAGTTCGTATATGTACTGTAGTTCtaatgattaaaaatacattggAAACAAagtctaaaggaaataaaataaaaagttgtttagggggtatttttagatttttactcTCTTTTACTTTCCAAACTCTCTTTTGGGgttatgattttaaaagtatatggAATGTcctgtggtttaaaaaatacgtatacatatgtatatatccatacaCATAcctacatgcatatatatatatatacacacacacacatatatatacacacacacacatatatatacatatatatgtatatatatacatatatttttaacagtAATAAGCATAACAGATTTTAAAGAGCATTACTTCCTCAAAGCAATATGAATTTAGTACATTTTATTAGAACATATAACAAgctagataaaattaaaaacgtAAGCAGTTTTTAACTACAATAATATTATCACGTTATTTAATTACGTGTCCTAGTTTATCTCATGGATCAATGGTTTTCAAACTCTTCCCATGAACACTAGGATTCTGGAGGAATctttgaggaagaaaggaaatgtgatCAGGAAGACAAAGTCTTCCCCTTCAGGGTTTGTCCTAACAATGCCCTAGGGGTGGGAGACTTGAGGGCATGAAATGCAATTCAAGAGTCCCATGACCTCATAAATTTTGAAAACTACTATAACACGTCTATTATTTCGCATGACCACAAATGTATCTTATTAGTTTTAATGACAAACTCACTTGAGTTCTGGAAAGTTTTCAGATGATATCAAGCTCTGTAAGGCATGATTTCCTGTTAATTTTAAGTGAGTTAAACCATGTAACCCCGTTACAGGAAAAGACGACAGGCGGTTGGAGGATAGGTCCCTGTAAAACATCAAACAACAATTGGCTTTTGGTCTGTGTTTGCAGAAAGCAtcgatgtttaaaaaaaaaaggcaacctttTAGGTTTAGCTTCTGATCATTTTACGACTTAAAATCAGAATTGCAGCGGAGACTTGTTTCAATCACATCCAAATTGTAATTTCTACATTCAGCTTCATTTTGCCAGGTGGGGACATCAAAAATCAGTGGAAGGAGGTGCTGAAGCTAATTTGAAAAGTGATATTGAATGGATTAAGTTGGGCAGGAGGGGGAAGACGCTGTCGGgtttattctctttccttcccttaacTCTGTCTGACCAGCAAATTCTCCTTTgacaaggaagagggagaggaaggtgtAAGATGCAGAGGGGAGgtggcatggggtgggggacaggacaGCAAAGTTTTCTCTCAGGATggcaaatatgaaatgaaaacgCTTGGAACTGAAATGACTTCTTATTCTACCCCACCTGATTGCTCagctaaaatggaaaatttcaccTCAATAACCAGAACCAGCTGTCACCCAGATCTTCAATTACACATGTCagcccccccgccgccccctgtGGCCATGGAAGGGCGGGGTATGGGGGGGTTCCTCTCTGGTCTGACTCAGCTC
This genomic interval from Mustela erminea isolate mMusErm1 chromosome 6, mMusErm1.Pri, whole genome shotgun sequence contains the following:
- the LGR5 gene encoding leucine-rich repeat-containing G-protein coupled receptor 5 isoform X2, which codes for MDTSRVGVLLSLPVLLQLAAVGGSPRPGALLRGCPAHCQCEPDGRMLLRVDCSDLGLSELPSNLSVFTSYLDLSMNNISQLPPNPLYSLRFLEELRLAGNALTYIPNGAFAGLYSLKVLMLQNNHLRQVPTEALQNLRSLQSLRLDANHISYVPPSCFSGLHSLRHLWLDDNALTEIPVQAFRSLSALQAMTLALNKIHHIPDYAFGNLSSLVVLHLHNNRIHSLGKKCFDGLHSLETLDLNYNNLDEFPTAIRTLSNLKELGFHSNNIKSIPEKAFVGNPSLITMTLNGASQITVFPDLTGTASLESLTLTGAQISSLPQTACDQLPNLQVLDLSYNLLEDLPSFSVCQKLQKIDLRHNEIYEIKVDTFQQLLSLRTLNLAWNKIAIIHPNAFSTLPSLRKLDLSSNRLSSFPVTGLHGLTHLKLTGNHALQSLISSENFPELKVIEMPYAYQCCAFGVCENVYKISNQWNKEDNSSTDDLHKKDAGMFQVQDERDLEDFLLDFEEDLKVLHSVQCSPSPGPFKLCEYLFGSWLIRIGVWTIAILALTCNALVTSTVFRAPLYISSIKLLIGLIAAVNMLMGVSSAVLAGVDAFTFGSFAQHGAWWEQGVGCQVVGFLSIFASESSVFLLTLAALERGFSVRCSTKFERKTPFSCLKAVILLCAVLALTIAAVPLLGGSEFSASPLCLPLPFGDPSTTGYMVALVLLNSLCFLVMTIAYTKLYCNLEKGDLENMWDCSMVKHIALLLFTNCILYCPVAFLSFSSLLNLTFISPEVIKFILLVIVPLPACLNPLLYILFNPHFKEDLGSLGKQPHFWTRSRNPSLMSVNSDDVEKQSCDSTQALVTFTSASIAYDLPSNSVSPPAYPVAESCHLSSVAFVPCL
- the LGR5 gene encoding leucine-rich repeat-containing G-protein coupled receptor 5 isoform X1; its protein translation is MDTSRVGVLLSLPVLLQLAAVGGSPRPGALLRGCPAHCQCEPDGRMLLRVDCSDLGLSELPSNLSVFTSYLDLSMNNISQLPPNPLYSLRFLEELRLAGNALTYIPNGAFAGLYSLKVLMLQNNHLRQVPTEALQNLRSLQSLRLDANHISYVPPSCFSGLHSLRHLWLDDNALTEIPVQAFRSLSALQAMTLALNKIHHIPDYAFGNLSSLVVLHLHNNRIHSLGKKCFDGLHSLETLDLNYNNLDEFPTAIRTLSNLKELGFHSNNIKSIPEKAFVGNPSLITIHFYDNPIQLVGRSAFQHLPELRTLTLNGASQITVFPDLTGTASLESLTLTGAQISSLPQTACDQLPNLQVLDLSYNLLEDLPSFSVCQKLQKIDLRHNEIYEIKVDTFQQLLSLRTLNLAWNKIAIIHPNAFSTLPSLRKLDLSSNRLSSFPVTGLHGLTHLKLTGNHALQSLISSENFPELKVIEMPYAYQCCAFGVCENVYKISNQWNKEDNSSTDDLHKKDAGMFQVQDERDLEDFLLDFEEDLKVLHSVQCSPSPGPFKLCEYLFGSWLIRIGVWTIAILALTCNALVTSTVFRAPLYISSIKLLIGLIAAVNMLMGVSSAVLAGVDAFTFGSFAQHGAWWEQGVGCQVVGFLSIFASESSVFLLTLAALERGFSVRCSTKFERKTPFSCLKAVILLCAVLALTIAAVPLLGGSEFSASPLCLPLPFGDPSTTGYMVALVLLNSLCFLVMTIAYTKLYCNLEKGDLENMWDCSMVKHIALLLFTNCILYCPVAFLSFSSLLNLTFISPEVIKFILLVIVPLPACLNPLLYILFNPHFKEDLGSLGKQPHFWTRSRNPSLMSVNSDDVEKQSCDSTQALVTFTSASIAYDLPSNSVSPPAYPVAESCHLSSVAFVPCL